From a single Paenibacillus sp. FSL W8-0426 genomic region:
- a CDS encoding MarR family transcriptional regulator, giving the protein MLELQEIGTERSLHLYRTLAKTFKSMNEHTVATSKVHGFNPTAYGVLEVLYMKGAQPIQQVGAQLLLQSGNVTYVIDKLEQKGLLHRKHCPQDRRIIFVELTEEGQRIMDDIFPGYAHKINRAVSGLSEEDKVVLSELLERLTISSERTMGNDLK; this is encoded by the coding sequence ATGCTGGAATTACAAGAAATCGGAACCGAACGTTCTCTTCATCTGTACCGCACCTTGGCCAAAACGTTCAAAAGCATGAATGAACATACGGTAGCCACAAGCAAAGTGCATGGTTTCAATCCCACCGCGTACGGCGTGCTTGAGGTATTGTACATGAAGGGGGCTCAGCCCATTCAACAAGTAGGTGCACAGCTTCTGCTGCAGAGCGGGAACGTTACCTATGTGATCGACAAACTGGAACAAAAAGGGCTTTTGCATCGCAAACACTGTCCTCAGGACAGACGGATCATCTTCGTGGAACTGACAGAAGAAGGCCAGCGGATCATGGACGATATTTTTCCGGGTTATGCCCATAAAATCAACCGAGCAGTCAGCGGACTGAGCGAAGAAGACAAGGTGGTGCTCTCGGAGCTGTTGGAAAGACTGACAATAAGTTCGGAACGGACCATGGGCAACGATTTGAAATAA